A single Methanolobus sp. ZRKC5 DNA region contains:
- the serA gene encoding phosphoglycerate dehydrogenase, whose amino-acid sequence MKVLVSDPLSEQGLTILQQHFTVDVLTGLSEEELVEKIPEYDALVIRSGTQVTRKVIEAADRLKIVGRAGVGVDNVDVEAATEKGIIVVNAPEGNMLSAAEHTIAMMMALARNVAQANESLKSKKWERSKFMGIEVNGKTLGVIGLGRIGAEVAKRAQGLNMDILAYDPFVSDERAEEMGVRMMSVHEIVKQADFITVHTPLIKETRNIIDAEEFAMMKSNARIINCARGGIINEEALADALNTNKIAGAAIDVFVNEPPFDSPLIDCKTLIATPHLGASTKEAQINVAVSVAEEVVSVLNGGPAKSAINIPSVKPEIMTMLAPYIQLAETMSSACAQLLGKNYEKIEISYNGDISEKDTRPITVAALKGMLQVALGSAVNYVNSSSLAKSRKVEVVESKSETTEEFTSTIKVEITMDEEKVSIIGTVVGGKGKIININGEHVDIIPTGYMIVAKHINKPNVIGPCCILLGKNNINISGMQVGRADIGGTTIMALNVDSEVPDPILKEMRSVEGIIDAKLIHL is encoded by the coding sequence ATGAAAGTACTAGTTAGTGATCCATTATCAGAACAGGGATTAACGATACTTCAACAACATTTCACAGTTGATGTCCTTACAGGACTTTCCGAAGAAGAGCTCGTTGAAAAGATACCAGAATATGACGCACTTGTTATCAGAAGTGGTACACAAGTCACAAGAAAGGTCATAGAGGCAGCTGACAGGCTGAAGATAGTAGGCAGGGCAGGAGTTGGAGTTGATAATGTAGATGTAGAGGCAGCTACGGAAAAAGGAATAATAGTTGTCAATGCACCTGAAGGAAACATGCTCTCCGCGGCAGAACACACTATTGCAATGATGATGGCGCTGGCAAGGAATGTGGCACAGGCCAATGAGTCACTCAAGTCCAAAAAATGGGAGCGCAGCAAGTTCATGGGCATAGAGGTCAATGGTAAGACCCTTGGTGTAATCGGGCTGGGGCGAATTGGTGCTGAGGTTGCAAAAAGAGCACAGGGACTTAACATGGATATCTTAGCATACGATCCTTTTGTCTCAGATGAGAGAGCAGAGGAAATGGGTGTGAGAATGATGTCCGTGCATGAGATAGTGAAACAGGCTGACTTTATTACTGTTCACACACCGCTTATCAAAGAGACCAGAAACATAATTGATGCTGAAGAGTTCGCGATGATGAAAAGCAACGCAAGGATCATCAATTGTGCACGTGGCGGAATCATCAATGAGGAAGCACTTGCAGATGCATTGAACACTAACAAGATAGCAGGCGCTGCAATTGATGTGTTCGTTAATGAACCTCCTTTTGACAGCCCTCTTATTGATTGCAAGACCCTGATAGCTACACCACACCTCGGTGCTTCAACTAAGGAAGCACAGATCAATGTCGCGGTTTCTGTGGCCGAAGAAGTAGTGTCTGTACTTAACGGCGGACCTGCGAAAAGTGCTATCAATATACCATCGGTCAAACCAGAGATCATGACCATGCTTGCACCTTATATCCAGCTTGCTGAAACAATGAGCAGTGCATGTGCACAACTTCTTGGCAAGAACTATGAAAAGATAGAAATATCATACAACGGGGACATTTCTGAGAAAGACACACGACCGATAACTGTTGCTGCACTAAAAGGTATGCTCCAGGTCGCACTTGGTTCAGCTGTCAACTATGTAAACTCAAGCTCCCTTGCAAAATCAAGGAAGGTGGAAGTTGTTGAAAGTAAATCTGAAACTACAGAAGAGTTCACTTCAACAATAAAGGTAGAGATCACAATGGATGAAGAGAAAGTATCGATCATAGGTACCGTAGTTGGTGGCAAAGGAAAGATCATCAACATCAACGGGGAACATGTTGATATTATACCAACCGGATATATGATAGTAGCAAAACACATTAACAAACCTAACGTGATCGGACCATGCTGCATATTGCTTGGAAAGAACAATATAAATATATCTGGAATGCAAGTTGGAAGAGCAGATATTGGCGGAACGACCATAATGGCACTTAATGTTGATTCAGAGGTTCCAGATCCAATACTAAAAGAAATGAGATCGGTTGAAGGAATAATCGATGCCAAACTCATTCATTTATAA
- a CDS encoding DUF2240 family protein, which produces MDELMLVAATPFKRNNKNSLSIKDFEFVLSFDLKWMAPDVASKVRDRAIGAHLLKFSGAELIPNFDISTIEIPHGFKPSESIFKDRSTIEDIIALIVANCGKSARDTTALINKKQELFDDLIDIEVAGLLTAKELGCDIEPIYDKVYSNVFSDDQNPT; this is translated from the coding sequence ATGGACGAATTGATGCTTGTAGCTGCAACCCCATTCAAAAGAAATAACAAGAATTCACTTTCGATCAAGGATTTTGAATTTGTGCTCTCTTTTGACCTTAAGTGGATGGCACCTGATGTTGCATCAAAGGTAAGAGACAGGGCCATAGGTGCCCATTTGTTGAAATTTAGCGGGGCAGAATTAATTCCTAATTTTGACATAAGTACAATAGAGATACCACACGGTTTCAAGCCTTCTGAATCAATCTTCAAAGATAGATCAACCATTGAGGATATAATAGCCCTGATAGTTGCAAATTGCGGAAAAAGTGCAAGAGATACAACTGCACTTATCAATAAGAAACAGGAACTATTCGATGATCTTATAGATATAGAGGTTGCTGGTCTGCTAACAGCAAAAGAACTTGGATGTGACATCGAGCCAATATACGACAAAGTGTATAGCAATGTTTTTAGTGACGACCAAAATCCCACATAA
- a CDS encoding 50S ribosomal protein L18e → MSKTTQVKIERKTNPRTPVLIAALKEGSRQTDAAIWRDVAKRLEKPGRNYAQVNLSKINRYAKDGETVLIAGKVLGSGLLEKAVTVAAYNFSVTAMEKITGLGGKCLTIEQILEENPKGSGIRILQ, encoded by the coding sequence ATGAGCAAGACTACACAAGTCAAAATTGAAAGAAAGACAAACCCTCGCACTCCTGTGCTTATTGCAGCACTGAAGGAAGGGTCACGTCAGACCGACGCTGCTATCTGGAGAGATGTGGCAAAGAGGTTGGAAAAGCCTGGAAGGAATTACGCACAGGTAAACCTCAGTAAGATCAACAGGTATGCAAAGGACGGAGAAACGGTCCTTATTGCAGGCAAAGTACTTGGATCAGGACTCCTTGAGAAAGCAGTCACAGTTGCAGCATACAATTTCAGTGTAACTGCAATGGAAAAGATCACAGGTCTTGGCGGTAAATGCCTGACAATTGAACAGATTTTAGAAGAGAACCCGAAGGGATCTGGCATAAGGATCTTACAGTAG
- a CDS encoding 50S ribosomal protein L13 — translation MTIIDADGLIMGRLASTVAKKLLAGEEIDIINAEKAVISGSKITTLREYDETLKRGKPEYGPYFPKRPDRILKRTVRGMLPYKRARGKDAMGRLKVYVGIPMEFKDKESVRIAEASMDRLSSNKYLRLGDVSIKLGAKF, via the coding sequence ATGACAATTATCGATGCAGACGGACTCATTATGGGTAGGCTTGCAAGCACTGTGGCAAAGAAATTGCTTGCTGGTGAAGAAATTGATATCATCAATGCTGAAAAAGCAGTAATTTCTGGTTCAAAGATCACTACATTAAGAGAGTATGACGAAACTCTGAAAAGAGGAAAGCCCGAATACGGACCATACTTCCCCAAGAGACCAGACAGAATCCTCAAAAGAACTGTAAGAGGAATGCTGCCATACAAACGTGCAAGAGGAAAAGATGCAATGGGTCGCCTTAAAGTGTACGTAGGTATTCCAATGGAATTCAAGGACAAGGAAAGTGTAAGAATTGCTGAGGCAAGCATGGACCGCCTGAGCTCAAACAAATACCTCAGACTTGGCGATGTCAGTATAAAACTGGGTGCTAAGTTCTAA
- a CDS encoding 30S ribosomal protein S9 codes for MSIKVITSSGKKKTAIARATVKKGNGKVRINKKPLEIYDPDFAKFKITEAVMLAGEVLNGIDIDVVVSGGGIIGQASAVRTAIARGIVDWTNDTNLRDTYMAYDRNLLVNDSRQKETKKFGGPGARARYQKSYR; via the coding sequence ATGTCCATTAAAGTAATAACCTCATCAGGTAAGAAGAAGACAGCTATTGCACGTGCAACAGTTAAGAAGGGAAACGGAAAGGTGCGCATAAACAAAAAGCCACTGGAAATATACGACCCTGATTTTGCAAAGTTCAAAATCACTGAAGCAGTAATGCTTGCAGGTGAAGTTTTAAACGGAATTGATATAGACGTTGTTGTCAGCGGTGGCGGAATAATCGGCCAGGCAAGTGCTGTAAGGACTGCAATCGCCAGAGGCATTGTAGACTGGACCAATGACACAAACCTTAGGGACACATACATGGCATACGACCGTAACCTCCTGGTAAACGACTCCAGGCAGAAGGAAACCAAGAAGTTTGGTGGACCAGGTGCACGTGCCAGATATCAGAAATCATACAGGTAG
- a CDS encoding DNA-directed RNA polymerase subunit N: MLPVRCFSCGKVISNCWEEYKQRVNEGEDPAVVLNDLGVTRYCCRRMILSHVELVDTLAPYQ, translated from the coding sequence ATGTTACCAGTTCGATGTTTCAGCTGTGGAAAAGTAATCTCAAATTGCTGGGAAGAGTACAAACAGCGCGTAAATGAAGGAGAAGACCCGGCAGTAGTGCTCAATGATCTTGGTGTCACTCGCTATTGTTGCCGAAGGATGATCCTTTCACACGTCGAGCTAGTAGATACGCTTGCCCCATACCAGTAA
- a CDS encoding DNA-directed RNA polymerase subunit K — MTTEHYTRYEKARIVGARALQISMGAPVLIDDPSMNSLFLAKREFELGVTPITVKRNFDK, encoded by the coding sequence TTGACTACAGAACACTATACCAGGTATGAAAAGGCTAGAATTGTTGGTGCCAGAGCACTGCAGATTTCAATGGGAGCTCCAGTTCTTATAGATGACCCAAGTATGAACTCATTATTTCTTGCCAAAAGAGAGTTCGAACTAGGGGTTACCCCGATTACTGTTAAACGAAATTTTGATAAATAG
- the rpsB gene encoding 30S ribosomal protein S2: protein MDSTEETIINEASEVTEEVNEEAKTTSLVPIDEYLAAGVHIGTQQKTENMMKFVYRVRTDGLYVLDIQATDERIKLAAEFLSKYEPQRVLVVSARQYGQFPANMFAKAIGAKSMVGRFIPGLLTNPKIEQFCEPDVVIVTDPTGDAQVIKETVNIGIPVVALCDTNNMTSNVDLVIPTNNKGRKALSLVYWLLAREIAKANDSMFTYELEDFEVGV from the coding sequence ATGGATTCAACAGAGGAAACTATAATCAATGAAGCAAGTGAAGTGACAGAGGAAGTAAACGAAGAAGCAAAAACTACATCCCTTGTCCCAATAGATGAGTACCTTGCAGCAGGCGTACACATTGGTACACAGCAGAAGACCGAAAACATGATGAAATTCGTCTACCGTGTAAGGACAGACGGTCTTTATGTACTCGACATCCAGGCAACTGATGAAAGAATTAAACTTGCAGCAGAGTTCCTTTCAAAGTATGAACCACAAAGAGTCCTTGTTGTCTCTGCAAGGCAGTACGGTCAATTCCCTGCAAATATGTTCGCAAAGGCCATCGGTGCTAAGTCAATGGTCGGTAGATTTATCCCGGGACTTCTCACAAACCCGAAAATTGAACAATTCTGTGAACCAGATGTAGTAATTGTTACTGACCCAACCGGAGATGCACAGGTCATCAAAGAGACCGTAAACATTGGCATCCCAGTTGTTGCACTCTGTGACACAAACAACATGACATCTAACGTAGACCTTGTTATCCCAACCAACAACAAAGGAAGAAAAGCACTTTCCCTTGTATACTGGTTACTTGCAAGAGAGATAGCAAAGGCCAACGATTCAATGTTCACTTATGAGCTTGAAGACTTTGAAGTAGGAGTCTGA
- a CDS encoding MEMO1 family protein yields MRQTTVAGQFYPNNPKSLKKELSRCFKDLAISEKPILGAVVPHAGYIYSGEVAAHAYAQLPRADTYILFGPNHTGYGSAVAMSQDTWMTPLGVVETDIEIGKLLAGTIIDFDELAHHYEHSIEVQIPFLQHRFGSDFKILPVCMGLQDEETAIEVGKEIARAVKTSGKKVVFIASSDFTHYQSAKIASDNDQYLIEPILEMDIPEFYRRKEERNISACGFGPIAAMLAATIEFGARKVSLLKYATSGDVTGDMSGVVGYAAITLE; encoded by the coding sequence ATGAGACAGACAACCGTTGCCGGCCAGTTCTATCCGAATAATCCGAAAAGTCTTAAAAAAGAACTTAGCAGGTGCTTCAAGGATCTGGCAATTTCAGAAAAGCCGATTCTTGGTGCTGTTGTACCTCACGCCGGATACATATATTCGGGTGAGGTGGCAGCACATGCATATGCCCAATTACCTAGAGCAGACACCTATATCCTGTTTGGACCAAATCATACAGGATACGGATCTGCTGTGGCAATGTCCCAGGATACCTGGATGACTCCTCTTGGAGTTGTTGAAACAGACATAGAAATTGGAAAGTTGCTTGCGGGAACTATCATAGACTTTGATGAGCTTGCCCACCATTATGAGCATTCTATTGAAGTGCAGATACCTTTTTTGCAGCACAGGTTTGGCAGTGATTTCAAGATCCTTCCTGTATGTATGGGTCTTCAAGATGAAGAAACCGCAATAGAAGTAGGGAAAGAAATTGCAAGGGCCGTTAAGACCTCAGGAAAGAAAGTGGTGTTCATCGCGTCGAGTGATTTTACTCACTACCAATCTGCTAAAATTGCCAGCGATAATGATCAGTACCTCATCGAGCCAATACTTGAAATGGATATTCCTGAATTTTACAGACGTAAGGAAGAAAGGAATATTTCAGCATGCGGATTTGGCCCGATAGCAGCAATGTTAGCAGCCACAATAGAATTTGGTGCCAGGAAAGTCTCACTGTTGAAATATGCAACCAGCGGAGACGTAACCGGAGACATGTCAGGAGTTGTCGGATACGCGGCAATCACTCTGGAATAA
- a CDS encoding mevalonate kinase, with translation MITCSAPGKVYLFGEHAVVYGESAICCAIELRTKVHVQKNNDIIIESALGTTGLDFEIHPYVSHVIEKMRQYADIEGVRINIESELPVGSGLGSSAAVTIASIQALNHLYECDLSLEDIAKTGHEIEKIVQGNASPTDTYVSTMGGVVMIPQRKKLQLIECPIVVGNTNKFSSTKELVENVANLRSEFPSVIDPILSNIGQMSTLAEKFVNQNDYITIGKLMNVNQGLLDAIGVGSAELSSLVYAARKNGAISAKITGAGGGGCMVALAENENAMAISRAIEKAGGEAIITKNTEEGVRLESLNG, from the coding sequence ATGATCACATGTTCTGCACCCGGAAAAGTTTACCTTTTTGGTGAACATGCAGTAGTGTACGGCGAAAGCGCCATCTGCTGTGCAATAGAGCTACGCACAAAGGTCCATGTCCAGAAAAATAATGATATAATAATTGAATCGGCCCTTGGGACCACCGGACTGGATTTTGAGATACATCCCTATGTATCCCATGTCATCGAAAAAATGCGCCAGTATGCAGACATAGAAGGAGTTAGAATAAATATCGAATCCGAGCTTCCCGTAGGTTCCGGGCTTGGATCATCAGCCGCAGTAACCATTGCCAGTATACAAGCATTGAACCACTTATATGAATGTGACCTTTCGCTTGAAGATATTGCGAAGACCGGACATGAAATAGAAAAGATAGTACAGGGCAATGCAAGCCCCACAGACACATATGTGAGTACCATGGGTGGTGTTGTGATGATACCCCAACGAAAGAAGCTTCAACTTATCGAATGTCCAATTGTGGTCGGCAATACGAACAAGTTCTCCTCAACAAAGGAGCTTGTAGAAAATGTTGCTAACCTTCGCAGCGAATTTCCTTCTGTAATTGACCCAATACTTTCCAATATTGGCCAGATGTCCACACTTGCTGAAAAGTTCGTTAATCAGAATGATTACATAACCATTGGCAAGCTTATGAATGTAAACCAGGGACTTCTCGATGCCATTGGTGTCGGAAGTGCGGAACTTTCATCCCTGGTATATGCAGCACGCAAAAATGGTGCTATAAGTGCCAAGATAACAGGTGCCGGCGGTGGAGGATGCATGGTTGCACTTGCAGAGAACGAAAATGCAATGGCCATTTCAAGAGCCATTGAGAAAGCAGGCGGAGAAGCTATTATTACTAAAAATACAGAAGAAGGCGTACGACTGGAGTCATTAAATGGATAA
- a CDS encoding isopentenyl phosphate kinase, which yields MDNNSITILKIGGSVITDKSADDGAARLNEIERIASEIADFNGKLIIVHGAGSFGHPQVKRFGLTGKFDHAGSIITHMSVRELNTMVVKALNSAGVNALPVHPMACAVSENSRIKSMFLEQIEEMLANGFVPVLHGDMVMDTELGTSVLSGDQIVPYLAIQMKASRIGIGSAEEGVLDNKNEVIPHISNENFNEVKEYLGESSNTDVTGGMLGKVLELLNLSEQSSSTSYIFNAGNSGNISDFLKGQNIGTAISGV from the coding sequence ATGGATAACAATAGTATCACCATCTTAAAGATCGGTGGCAGTGTCATTACAGACAAAAGTGCTGATGACGGTGCTGCAAGATTAAATGAAATTGAGCGTATTGCCAGTGAAATTGCAGATTTTAACGGTAAACTTATCATCGTACATGGAGCCGGTTCGTTCGGCCATCCACAGGTCAAACGTTTTGGCCTGACAGGAAAGTTCGACCACGCTGGATCGATAATAACACACATGTCCGTAAGGGAACTAAACACAATGGTTGTCAAAGCCCTTAACTCTGCAGGGGTTAATGCATTACCAGTGCACCCAATGGCCTGTGCGGTATCCGAAAACAGCCGAATAAAGAGTATGTTCCTTGAGCAGATAGAGGAAATGCTTGCAAACGGTTTTGTTCCTGTGTTACATGGAGACATGGTAATGGACACTGAACTTGGAACTTCGGTCCTTTCAGGAGACCAGATAGTTCCATATCTGGCAATCCAGATGAAAGCATCAAGAATTGGCATCGGAAGTGCTGAAGAAGGTGTACTTGATAATAAAAATGAAGTGATACCCCACATCAGCAATGAGAACTTCAATGAAGTTAAGGAATACCTTGGAGAGTCATCCAATACTGATGTCACTGGCGGTATGCTGGGAAAAGTACTTGAGCTTTTAAATCTTAGTGAGCAGTCAAGTAGCACTTCTTATATATTCAATGCAGGCAATTCAGGGAACATATCCGATTTCCTGAAAGGACAGAATATCGGCACCGCAATTTCTGGTGTCTGA
- the fni gene encoding type 2 isopentenyl-diphosphate Delta-isomerase, producing MIMSTSRRKIEHLELCASSPVESRKIGPGFKDVMLVHRALPEMDMDEIDLSVRFLEKEINAPFMIASITGGHPDTKPVNAALAEAAEELGIGIGVGSQRAAIEDPLQEESFSIVRDKAPSAFVYGNIGAAQIREYGVEGVEKIIEMIDADAIAIHLNFLQEAIQPEGDRDASGALETIKEICSLAVPVIIKETGAGISHEDALLLKDAGASAIDVGGVGGTSWSGVEVYRARERKDLESELLGELFWDFGIPTVPSIVECSVFLPVIATGGIRTGLDIAKSLALGASVASAALPFVEPALKGKDEVVSSIQHMLNELKVAMFLCGYQDVKDLHLAPTVISGWTREYLEMRGFNVKDLALRSKNTDFQRV from the coding sequence ATTATTATGAGCACTTCCAGGAGAAAGATAGAGCATCTAGAGTTATGCGCTTCAAGCCCGGTAGAATCAAGGAAAATTGGACCAGGATTCAAGGATGTAATGCTGGTACACAGGGCTTTGCCAGAGATGGACATGGATGAGATCGATCTGTCTGTCCGTTTTCTGGAAAAGGAAATAAATGCACCTTTTATGATAGCATCCATAACCGGTGGACATCCGGATACAAAACCTGTTAATGCTGCACTTGCAGAAGCTGCAGAAGAACTGGGGATTGGAATTGGCGTTGGAAGCCAGAGAGCAGCCATAGAAGATCCTTTACAGGAAGAATCATTCAGCATTGTCAGGGATAAAGCACCCAGTGCATTTGTATATGGGAATATTGGTGCTGCACAAATACGAGAATATGGCGTTGAAGGTGTAGAGAAGATCATTGAAATGATCGATGCAGATGCCATTGCAATTCATCTGAATTTCCTTCAGGAAGCAATACAGCCAGAAGGTGACCGAGATGCTTCTGGAGCACTTGAAACTATAAAGGAGATATGTTCACTGGCAGTACCCGTTATCATTAAAGAAACAGGTGCAGGCATATCACATGAAGACGCATTACTCCTCAAAGATGCAGGAGCATCTGCCATAGATGTAGGTGGTGTGGGAGGTACCAGCTGGTCCGGTGTGGAAGTATATCGTGCCAGGGAAAGAAAAGATCTGGAATCTGAATTACTAGGCGAATTGTTCTGGGATTTCGGCATACCTACCGTTCCAAGCATAGTGGAATGCAGCGTGTTTTTACCAGTAATCGCAACCGGTGGAATTAGAACGGGACTGGATATTGCAAAATCACTCGCACTTGGTGCATCAGTTGCAAGTGCTGCGCTTCCTTTTGTTGAGCCGGCACTGAAAGGGAAAGATGAGGTTGTAAGCAGCATTCAGCATATGCTGAATGAACTCAAAGTAGCAATGTTCCTTTGTGGCTACCAAGATGTGAAAGACTTGCATCTGGCACCCACTGTAATCAGTGGCTGGACAAGAGAATATCTTGAAATGCGTGGCTTTAACGTAAAAGACCTTGCTCTTCGTTCAAAGAACACTGATTTCCAGAGAGTTTAA
- a CDS encoding RNase J family beta-CASP ribonuclease — MTEIGIIAVGGYNEMGRNMTAIRINDDIIIVDMGLRLDRVQIHEDVEIDKMHSLELIEMGAIPDDTIMKEVNGNVRAIVCTHGHLDHIGAISKLAHRYTAPIIGTPYTTTLIKHQIESERKFGVKNNIISMNAGGTMEITKDISIEFVNAQHSIIDTIFLVVHTVSGAIVYACDFKLDRTPTLGEAPDFDRLKQLGEEGVIALITESTNSGRNGKTPSEMIAHSMLRDVLIETEESDVGMIVTTFASHVARMNSIVKFAEEMGRIPVLMGRSMERYIATAHQMGYIDLPESVEIYGNRREIDKALARIMEGGKDKYLPVVTGHQGEPGAVLGRIASGDTPFKIDKGDRIIFSANIIPNPMTQANRYALETKLKMRGARIYDNVHVSGHAYREDHWELLRMLKPEHVIPAHGTIQMHSEYIQMAEDAGYILGDTLHLLRNGEELYIEEE; from the coding sequence ATGACTGAAATAGGAATTATTGCAGTTGGCGGCTATAATGAAATGGGCCGCAACATGACTGCTATCAGGATCAATGATGACATAATCATCGTTGATATGGGCCTTCGTCTGGACAGAGTCCAGATACACGAGGACGTAGAGATCGACAAGATGCACTCGCTTGAACTTATTGAGATGGGAGCCATTCCTGATGACACTATCATGAAGGAAGTCAACGGGAATGTACGTGCAATTGTCTGCACACACGGTCACCTTGACCACATTGGTGCAATATCAAAACTTGCACACAGATACACAGCCCCTATAATAGGAACTCCTTATACGACAACCCTCATTAAACATCAGATAGAATCCGAGAGAAAATTCGGAGTAAAGAACAACATCATATCAATGAATGCCGGCGGCACAATGGAGATCACAAAAGACATTTCCATCGAATTTGTCAATGCCCAGCACAGCATAATTGATACCATTTTCCTTGTCGTCCATACAGTAAGTGGTGCTATAGTCTACGCTTGTGACTTTAAGCTTGACAGGACGCCCACACTTGGAGAAGCACCTGACTTTGACAGACTCAAGCAGCTTGGAGAAGAAGGAGTTATTGCACTTATTACAGAAAGTACAAATTCCGGTCGTAACGGAAAAACTCCATCTGAGATGATAGCTCATTCAATGCTAAGGGATGTACTTATCGAGACAGAAGAATCAGATGTAGGCATGATCGTAACAACCTTTGCATCACATGTAGCCCGAATGAACTCTATTGTTAAGTTCGCAGAAGAAATGGGAAGGATTCCTGTACTCATGGGCAGGTCCATGGAGAGGTACATTGCAACTGCTCATCAGATGGGATACATCGATCTTCCTGAATCAGTAGAGATATATGGTAACCGCAGGGAGATAGACAAGGCTCTTGCAAGGATCATGGAAGGTGGGAAAGATAAATACCTGCCAGTGGTCACAGGCCATCAGGGAGAACCTGGCGCTGTGCTTGGAAGAATTGCAAGTGGAGACACACCTTTCAAGATAGACAAAGGTGACAGGATCATATTCTCTGCTAATATAATACCAAATCCAATGACACAGGCAAACCGCTATGCACTTGAGACTAAATTGAAGATGCGTGGAGCAAGGATATATGACAATGTCCATGTTTCAGGACATGCATACCGCGAGGACCACTGGGAACTCCTCAGAATGCTTAAACCCGAACATGTGATTCCTGCACACGGAACTATACAGATGCACAGTGAATACATACAGATGGCAGAAGATGCAGGGTACATACTCGGAGATACTCTCCACCTCCTGAGGAATGGAGAAGAACTCTACATTGAGGAAGAGTAA